The genomic stretch GGATCTCATATTCCCGGATCCGTTCCGCCGAGGAGGCCATCGACTCGACCATATGGCGGGACGTTCCCCTGAAGGCGGCGTTGTTTTTGAAAAAATCGCAGTGGGCCAGCACGTGGGCGGCAACAAGCTCGTTCTGGATGGGCGTGTTGCCCTCCAGCAGGAAGGCGTAGCAGGGCGACGCGTTGATCACCAGTTCATAAATGCGGGACAGGTTGTAGTCATAGGACATTTTCAGCCGATGAAAGCTCTTGCCGAATGACCAGTGGCTGAAGCGCGTCGGCATTCCGTAGGCGCCGAAAGTGTAGAGCACGTCAGCCGGCACGACCTCAAAGCGCATATCGTAAAAGTCGAGACCGAAGTTTTTGGCGATCTCGATCAACCTGGGAATGGACCGGCTGAGGCGGTCCAATTCCGATCTGATCTGTCCCTGTTCCACCGGCAATCCTCCCCTCCCCTAACCTCTCCTCACAGTCTATGGGGCGGGGATGCTTTTTTTTCCGGCAAAAAAACAAACCGCCACAAACCAGTATCGGAAAGGGTTACATCGGGACGGAACGTCCTCGCTATGGTCAAGGCGTCAAAGCCGTTGCGGGCGATGCCCACCTGGTATCCCGGGCGGGAAAGCAAGTCCGGCAGGAAAACCGGACCTGAACAGAGGAAAGGGCCCTTGAACGTCGACACAGAAGGGCAAACCCCGCTGGGGAAAAAGCCTGCGAAAACATGACGAAGGGGTCTGCACACATGGGCAAACCCCTTCTTGCCGGCCAGGCAGGCCGACCTTATGATGAGGACCAGCCAACCGACCTGCCGTCCTCCCTAGCCCCTCCCACCTTCATCGGAGAGAGACTCTGCAGCGCCTTGGCTGCTCCTCTTGGTTATATCATACACCCGGGAAAAGCCGCCGTCAACCCTCTTTGTGCGAACTTTCCCAAATATTTAAGGCCATCTGAAAGACGAGCGGGTGATCGTATTCTTCCAGCCTTCCCTTCCGGGCAAATTCGATCAACTTGGCGGACCAGGGAAAGCAAGCGATGACGCCGCCTTCTTCCGCCCAGGCCTCGTCGCCGTCAGAGAGGGGGAGCAGATTTTCGCAGTGCGGGCATTCGATCTCTCCCCCGTTTTCCACCACCCCGACGATAGGGACCCCTTTTTCCTTCAGCCAGGCGGCCGTCCGCCGCACGACGCGCCGGTCTAGTTCCCGGAGCGATGTGACCAGCAGCGCGCCGGTGACGGGCTTTCGTGGCCCGGCCCCATCGGGCTCCCCATCCGACTGAATGGAAAGGCCGGCAAAGGCGTCAACGACGGCCGCATGGACCTCGCCCAGTCCGGAGGGCATGTCGATGAGAACCACATCCCATTCCCCTTGGGCTGCTGAACCGATCCACTCGCCGAGGGTGTCGCGCCGGCGCGCCCCAGAATCGGCGAGCAGGGACTGTCCTTCATCGGGAAGCAGTCCCGCCGACCAGACCGCGATGCCCCGCCGAGTCACGGCGGGCATCCGGCGGTCCCCCTGACGGCGCAAGGGCGCTTTCAGGCCGAAGAGCGTCGGGATTGCCGAACCCGCCACATCTCCGTCGACGACAGCAACGGCCAAACCGGCCTTCGCCAAGCCGGCGGCCAGGAAGGCTGTCACCGTCGATTTGCCTGTCCCGCCTTTCCCGCTCATCACAGCGATGATGACCTCACATGTCATTGCCTTCTATCCTTTCTATTTTCTCTATTTTCACAGGAGATGATCCGATTTTATTCAGATAGGAAAAAGGTCAGGGCAGAGGCAGCGCAGGGAAACAGAAAGGCCCCCTGTCCATCTTCCGGACAAGAGAGCCTGCTACGCTCTATTCATCGGTCGCCGCCTTTCAGCCTATCGCCATCCGTTTTTCCATATACATACCGAGGCGGGAGAGAGTGAAGTTGACGACGAAATAGATGCAGGCGACGAAGAAAAAGACCTGAACAGGGTTGTTGTGCTCGATGAAGATCAGCTTGCCATGTTCCGTCAGCTCCGTCAGCCCGATGATCGAGGCGTAGGAGGTGTCCTTCGTCAGGGTGATGAACTGACTGATCAGGGGCGGGATCATCTTGCGGAGCGCCTGGGGCAGGATGATATACACCATCGTCTCCAGGTAGGTAAACCCCTGAGCGCGAGCTGCTTCCCACTGCCCCTTCGGCACCGACTGGATGCCGCCGCGGATGATCTCGGCGACCAGGGCCGACGTAAAGATGGTGAAAGCCACGACAGCCGCCCAGAATTTCGGCAGGCCCAGG from Heliomicrobium modesticaldum Ice1 encodes the following:
- a CDS encoding P-loop NTPase; its protein translation is MTCEVIIAVMSGKGGTGKSTVTAFLAAGLAKAGLAVAVVDGDVAGSAIPTLFGLKAPLRRQGDRRMPAVTRRGIAVWSAGLLPDEGQSLLADSGARRRDTLGEWIGSAAQGEWDVVLIDMPSGLGEVHAAVVDAFAGLSIQSDGEPDGAGPRKPVTGALLVTSLRELDRRVVRRTAAWLKEKGVPIVGVVENGGEIECPHCENLLPLSDGDEAWAEEGGVIACFPWSAKLIEFARKGRLEEYDHPLVFQMALNIWESSHKEG
- a CDS encoding amino acid ABC transporter permease, yielding MDWSKWTVLFEPKNVKFLMTGLQWTIELALISIALSFFFGIVICALRISRYPFLRYPAFLYVESLRNLPLILLIFFTYFALPKIGLGLPKFWAAVVAFTIFTSALVAEIIRGGIQSVPKGQWEAARAQGFTYLETMVYIILPQALRKMIPPLISQFITLTKDTSYASIIGLTELTEHGKLIFIEHNNPVQVFFFVACIYFVVNFTLSRLGMYMEKRMAIG